The DNA segment CTCCTGAGCCGTGCTCCCGAAGATAGCCTTCCCCGCCGGAGAGCGCTGCCGCCCGCCGACAATCACGCGGTCCGCGGACACGTCTTTCGCGATGGAAACGATACCTTCCCCACTCGTCCCAGTCGTCGCACGGGGGACAGTCGTCACCGACTCGGCTTCCAGCTCGTCGATGATCTCCTGGGTGACCGACATCTGTGCGGCCAGCTCGTCCGGGTCGATGTTTTCGTCCGGCGTTTCGAGCAGTTGCTCTACCGCCTCCCGGTACGAGTCCGGATCGAACACATGTGCGATGATTACTGTCGCGTCTGTCGGCACCGTGACTTCAGTAACGGCGTCGACGAGCGTGTCGACGCGGGCGTCGTCGCGGCTACCGACCGCGAGTAGCACGGTTTCGAGGCCGCGCGTATCGGTCGCTGCTGTCATTTCATTCATCAGCACTGAGATTCGCTGCCGGGGTAAATAGAAGCTGCTATGAGTTTACTATAATTATAGTAATTATTTGTATTCAGCTATACGACCCGCTTCCACCGCGACGGGGACATCCACCTACTCCTCTGAGAGCGGGTGTCGCGGTGGCACGGACCTGTCTCTCACTCGGCAACTCCTTCTGTAATAATCCTCGCGAGGCGTTCTCGGTCGAACAACTGCGCCTCTGTGAACGTCTCGGGGAAGTAGCGCTTCGCGTACCGTTCGATCATGAATAGGTTGTGCAACGGGCCGGTGTAGATCGGACCGCCGCGAAACACCCTGTCGTTCTGGACGGCCCTCAACCGGCTGCCCACTTCGTGCTCTTTCATATGGGCGAGCACTGAGTTCTCGAACTCCTCACGGGTCTTCCCCTCGCGATGGTATCGCAGAAGGAGTGAGTCTGGATCTATCTCCAGCAACGCTTCGTAATCGAGCGACTCCGAGCCGGAGTACCCCTCGATTCCGGTGTCCGAGAACGCGTCGGCAATTCCGAGCGTTTGGAAGTGTTCCTTGTTGGCCCCGTTCCCGCTGATCCGATACGGC comes from the Haloarcula hispanica ATCC 33960 genome and includes:
- a CDS encoding universal stress protein, translating into MTAATDTRGLETVLLAVGSRDDARVDTLVDAVTEVTVPTDATVIIAHVFDPDSYREAVEQLLETPDENIDPDELAAQMSVTQEIIDELEAESVTTVPRATTGTSGEGIVSIAKDVSADRVIVGGRQRSPAGKAIFGSTAQEVMLNAPCPVTFVRDR